Proteins from a single region of Mus pahari chromosome 2, PAHARI_EIJ_v1.1, whole genome shotgun sequence:
- the LOC110317344 gene encoding immunoglobulin-binding protein 1b isoform X1 produces MASFTEEMQKPKLRELLETGIELLEEVEAATQPTGSKPIQEKVRKALKLLEKASDMLSQLDLFSSNEDWEEIASADLKYLMLPALKGALTLKLVGSSKRLDLLQDAREHFMNFLTQTHNYHVADFQLPWAQSSSPEGNPAATSDAQEQNLVAMASQRQTKIQRYKQKKAVEQRLSSLKSAVESGQADDERVREYYLLQLRRWISISLDEIESIEQEIEILRERESLGETSASRSSPEERPPLKPFVLTRSVAQAQVFGAGYPSLATMTVNDWYEQRQKSEVLPPLQEAEKQASTPETLTVSEQEEPDLEQKEDEDENAHHRMQEWDDWKDTHPRGYGNRQNMG; encoded by the coding sequence ATGGCGTCGTTTACGGAGGAGATGCAGAAGCCGAAGCTCCGGGAGCTGTTGGAAACCGGCATAGAACTTCTGGAGGAGGTGGAAGCTGCGACCCAACCCACAGGCTCCAAGCCAATCCAGGAAAAGGTGAGGAAGGCCTTGAAGCTCCTGGAGAAGGCCTCGGACATGTTATCGCAGCTCGATTTGTTCAGCAGCAACGAAGATTGGGAAGAGATTGCTTCCGCTGACCTCAAGTACCTGATGCTCCCGGCCCTGAAGGGCGCGCTGACGCTGAAGCTGGTGGGCAGCAGCAAACGCCTCGACCTCCTGCAGGATGCCCGAGAACACTTCATGAACTTCCTAACCCAGACCCACAACTACCATGTGGCCGACTTTCAGCTGCCCTGGGCCCAGAGCAGCTCACCGGAAGGCAACCCCGCTGCCACCTCTGACGCCCAGGAGCAAAACCTGGTTGCCATGGCATCCCAGAGGCAGACCAAAATCCAGAGGTACAAGCAGAAGAAGGcggtggagcagaggctgtcttcTCTGAAATCGGCAGTGGAGAGCGGCCAGGCTGACGATGAGCGTGTCAGGGAGTATTATCTCCTTCAGCTTCGTAGGTGGATTAGCATCAGCCTGGATGAAATCGAGAGCATCGAACAGGAGATAGAGATCCTGAGGGAAAGAGAATCCTTAGGTGAGACATCCGCATCTCGCTCATCTCCTGAGGAGAGGCCTCCACTAAAACCCTTCGTCCTCACTAGAAGTGTTGCCCAAGCACAAGTGTTTGGAGCTGGGTACCCAAGTCTGGCAACTATGACCGTGAATGACTGGTACGAGCAGCGCCAGAAAAGTGAGGTCTTACCACctcttcaggaagcagaaaagcaGGCATCAACACCTGAGACTCTCACTGTATCTGAGCAGGAAGAGCCTGACCTGGAGcaaaaggaagatgaagatgagaaTGCCCACcacaggatgcaggagtgggatGACTGGAAAGACACCCATCCTAGGGGCTATGGCAACCGACAGAACATGGGCTAA
- the LOC110317344 gene encoding immunoglobulin-binding protein 1b isoform X2, with translation MASFTEEMQKPKLRELLETGIELLEEVEAATQPTGSKPIQEKVRKALKLLEKASDMLSQLDLFSSNEDWEEIASADLKYLMLPALKGALTLKLVGSSKRLDLLQDAREHFMNFLTQTHNYHVADFQLPWAQSSSPEGNPAATSDAQEQNLVAMASQRQTKIQRSVAQAQVFGAGYPSLATMTVNDWYEQRQKSEVLPPLQEAEKQASTPETLTVSEQEEPDLEQKEDEDENAHHRMQEWDDWKDTHPRGYGNRQNMG, from the exons ATGGCGTCGTTTACGGAGGAGATGCAGAAGCCGAAGCTCCGGGAGCTGTTGGAAACCGGCATAGAACTTCTGGAGGAGGTGGAAGCTGCGACCCAACCCACAGGCTCCAAGCCAATCCAGGAAAAGGTGAGGAAGGCCTTGAAGCTCCTGGAGAAGGCCTCGGACATGTTATCGCAGCTCGATTTGTTCAGCAGCAACGAAGATTGGGAAGAGATTGCTTCCGCTGACCTCAAGTACCTGATGCTCCCGGCCCTGAAGGGCGCGCTGACGCTGAAGCTGGTGGGCAGCAGCAAACGCCTCGACCTCCTGCAGGATGCCCGAGAACACTTCATGAACTTCCTAACCCAGACCCACAACTACCATGTGGCCGACTTTCAGCTGCCCTGGGCCCAGAGCAGCTCACCGGAAGGCAACCCCGCTGCCACCTCTGACGCCCAGGAGCAAAACCTGGTTGCCATGGCATCCCAGAGGCAGACCAAAATCCAGAG AAGTGTTGCCCAAGCACAAGTGTTTGGAGCTGGGTACCCAAGTCTGGCAACTATGACCGTGAATGACTGGTACGAGCAGCGCCAGAAAAGTGAGGTCTTACCACctcttcaggaagcagaaaagcaGGCATCAACACCTGAGACTCTCACTGTATCTGAGCAGGAAGAGCCTGACCTGGAGcaaaaggaagatgaagatgagaaTGCCCACcacaggatgcaggagtgggatGACTGGAAAGACACCCATCCTAGGGGCTATGGCAACCGACAGAACATGGGCTAA